The following are encoded in a window of Caldicellulosiruptor danielii genomic DNA:
- a CDS encoding ABC transporter permease: MNLLSIFTNPYLWASTIAMAVPLALPAIGGTFSERAGVVNISMEGIMLISAFVSVAFSAYFHNAWLGLLAGVISGILVAYVFAWAAAKMYANQIVLGMAFNIFASGITAYLFNAIYGPEGTPFDTPKLPDVKIPIIDKIPIIGQILSGQNVMVYIMFVLVVLSQWFLFKTTVGLRLRAVGENPEAAETAGIDVVKMKYLGVILGGAFSALGGAYLSIGVLNSFSPEMSSGRGYIALAAMIFGKWTPVGSFLTSLLFGFATALSYTLQESSISKNIIMMLPYVVTILALIGIGGKSVAPAADGIPYRPKK, translated from the coding sequence ATGAATTTACTCAGTATTTTTACAAATCCATATTTGTGGGCGTCAACCATTGCAATGGCAGTCCCGCTTGCACTTCCGGCAATTGGCGGAACTTTTTCAGAACGAGCCGGTGTTGTTAATATTTCTATGGAAGGGATAATGCTAATTTCTGCATTTGTTTCTGTTGCATTTTCAGCATACTTTCACAACGCATGGCTTGGGCTTTTAGCAGGTGTAATCTCTGGTATTTTGGTTGCATATGTATTTGCATGGGCGGCTGCAAAGATGTATGCAAACCAGATAGTTCTTGGGATGGCTTTTAACATATTTGCATCAGGTATCACTGCTTATCTTTTCAATGCAATATATGGTCCTGAAGGGACACCTTTTGACACACCAAAACTTCCTGATGTTAAGATACCTATTATAGATAAGATACCAATAATTGGCCAGATTTTGAGCGGCCAAAATGTGATGGTTTATATAATGTTTGTTTTGGTAGTACTCAGCCAGTGGTTTTTGTTCAAGACAACTGTTGGGCTGAGACTAAGAGCTGTTGGTGAAAATCCAGAAGCTGCTGAAACAGCTGGTATAGATGTTGTAAAGATGAAGTATCTTGGTGTAATTCTTGGTGGAGCATTTTCAGCACTTGGTGGGGCATATCTTTCAATTGGTGTTTTGAACAGTTTTTCACCTGAGATGTCGTCAGGAAGAGGTTATATAGCTTTGGCTGCTATGATTTTTGGTAAATGGACACCTGTAGGATCATTTTTGACATCACTTTTGTTTGGTTTTGCAACAGCATTGAGCTATACATTGCAAGAGTCTTCAATTTCAAAAAACATTATCATGATGTTACCTTATGTAGTTACAATCTTAGCATTGATTGGAATAGGTGGTAAGAGTGTTGCACCTGCTGCTGATGGTATTCCTTACAGGCCCAAAAAATAG
- a CDS encoding ABC transporter permease, translating to MVKKALQSILMPLIAIFISMIVGGIVILITAKQNPIYAYMALFSGAYGNLMNFATTLTNAIPLIITGLGVAIAFSSGLFNIGAEGQFWIGAIVATYLGYQIKGLPWYLHIPLIIICSMIAGALWGGLVPGLAKVYTGAHEVITTMMMSYIAIYFSHYLLEGGPMMDKGTIPQSPMIQDSAKLSILVPNTQLSSGLFIAILAVVVVYILMYKTTIGYELRAVGFNMKAARYAGINVARKLVLAMGLSGAFAGLAGAVQIMGVQYRLYDSFTSGYGYTAIVVALLANNNPIGVVVAALFLAGLSTGAQEMQMQTNISGQLADVVVGLIIFFIAIEELYRVIMEKIKTRKSKLEPVGGQE from the coding sequence ATGGTAAAAAAAGCTTTACAGAGTATTTTAATGCCACTTATTGCTATTTTTATATCAATGATTGTAGGCGGGATTGTGATATTAATCACAGCAAAACAAAATCCTATTTATGCGTACATGGCACTTTTTAGCGGAGCATACGGAAATCTAATGAACTTTGCAACAACATTGACAAATGCAATACCACTGATAATAACAGGCCTTGGGGTTGCGATAGCATTTTCGTCTGGTCTTTTTAATATTGGTGCTGAAGGACAGTTTTGGATAGGTGCAATTGTTGCAACTTATCTTGGGTATCAGATAAAGGGTCTTCCATGGTATTTACACATTCCGTTGATAATTATATGTTCTATGATAGCAGGTGCACTGTGGGGTGGACTTGTTCCAGGGTTGGCAAAGGTTTACACTGGTGCTCATGAGGTTATCACAACTATGATGATGAGCTACATAGCTATCTATTTTAGCCACTATTTATTAGAAGGCGGGCCGATGATGGACAAAGGGACAATACCTCAATCGCCGATGATTCAAGACAGTGCGAAGCTGAGTATTTTAGTGCCAAATACACAACTGTCAAGTGGACTTTTTATTGCAATTTTAGCAGTTGTGGTGGTTTATATTCTCATGTACAAAACCACAATAGGTTATGAACTTAGAGCAGTAGGTTTTAATATGAAAGCTGCAAGGTATGCAGGTATAAATGTTGCAAGAAAACTTGTTTTAGCTATGGGACTTTCAGGTGCATTTGCAGGTCTTGCTGGTGCTGTTCAGATAATGGGTGTGCAGTACAGGCTATACGATAGCTTTACATCGGGATATGGTTATACTGCTATAGTTGTCGCGCTTCTTGCAAATAACAATCCAATTGGTGTTGTAGTAGCAGCACTTTTCTTGGCAGGACTTTCAACAGGCGCGCAGGAGATGCAGATGCAAACAAATATCTCCGGCCAGCTTGCTGATGTTGTTGTAGGGCTAATAATCTTCTTTATTGCAATTGAAGAACTTTATAGGGTTATTATGGAAAAGATTAAAACCAGAAAATCAAAGTTGGAACCGGTAGGAGGTCAAGAGTAA
- a CDS encoding cytidine deaminase, with protein MKYLDRVDDTIIYFLTLAKEAQKKAYAPYSHFRVGAAVVGISGKVYTGCNIENASYPLSMCAERVALFKAISEGESKIKALYIIGPENKPISPCGACRQVIFELAKDSTIYLSNFDMTKVIETNSKELLPYGFDLKEK; from the coding sequence ATGAAATATTTGGACAGAGTTGATGATACAATTATATATTTTTTGACCTTAGCCAAAGAAGCTCAAAAGAAGGCATACGCACCATATTCACATTTCAGGGTGGGTGCGGCAGTTGTTGGAATCAGTGGCAAAGTGTATACAGGGTGCAACATAGAAAATGCTTCATATCCACTTTCCATGTGTGCAGAAAGGGTTGCACTATTTAAAGCTATATCAGAAGGTGAGAGCAAAATAAAAGCTCTTTATATCATCGGTCCTGAGAATAAACCTATATCGCCGTGTGGTGCGTGCAGACAGGTAATATTTGAACTTGCAAAAGATAGCACCATTTATCTTTCAAATTTTGATATGACAAAAGTAATAGAAACTAATAGCAAAGAGCTTTTGCCATACGGATTTGACTTGAAAGAAAAATGA
- a CDS encoding XapX domain-containing protein, with product MKVVVLSLITGFIVGAVFRLLKLPIPAPNALAGIMGIFGIFLGALFVEQILKLLTK from the coding sequence GTGAAAGTAGTAGTTCTTTCTCTTATCACAGGATTTATTGTCGGTGCTGTATTTAGGCTTCTAAAGCTTCCAATTCCTGCGCCTAATGCTCTTGCAGGAATAATGGGGATATTTGGGATATTTTTGGGAGCTTTATTTGTTGAGCAGATTCTAAAATTACTAACAAAGTAA